Proteins from a genomic interval of Pseudomonas silesiensis:
- a CDS encoding mechanosensitive ion channel family protein, translated as MLKFKAAILLGALLFLGSNELEAAPLPGVPDATEEAAKPEPLVQGGLLGAISSSIDDVQDTLDLNENLVDAWRLRADRAVDEVDKLVNRPSSRSGWSVAGDFLMLSGVWLGVFALLTVLGGILAKRLNQGRWLRTRQRSQDLLTYLLPYTLPAVICLPLTLYVSHFLPASVGRALALCFAYATSSGIFSTSMLLCVIVMFNTGHKRTAVQLIRDYCPRPLFLIGFLAALSDALTSPQIARQLGGNITSSIAVFTGLFASIIFGLLVIHLRRPVAHLIRNRPLAQRIKQPSLQESLRIFSALWYWPILLMVMVSAINLIGVGEDNQKALRCALFTTILLIASVFLSTIFQHMFKSSQAEALKRSSAYKERFLSLLHALSRIVMALAFIEILGRIWGVSLFEFAERNSVGRAISDSLSSIGLIFLVTWLLWVVLDTAIQEALKPPVNKRAAQPSTRVKTILPLLRNAIKIILVVICAITTMANLGINVAPLLAGAGVVGLAIGFGSQQLVQDVITGLFIIIEDTLSIGDWVVLDSGHAGTVEGLTIRTLRLRDGKGFVHSVPFGQIKAVTNQSRQFAYAFFSVQFTYDTDVDKAIELIREAGDSIREDAFLKYNLQGPLDVFGVDKMDLNGVVLTAQFRTVSGGQYAVSRAFNQRLKKLVDNSPWVHFAQTYPQQVLMPGRQVHEPEDEGAMVEHSSVLLPDQPRTQ; from the coding sequence TTGCTCAAATTCAAGGCCGCGATACTACTGGGGGCGTTGCTGTTCTTAGGCAGCAACGAGCTGGAAGCCGCCCCACTGCCGGGTGTTCCTGACGCCACTGAGGAAGCCGCAAAGCCCGAGCCACTGGTGCAGGGCGGTCTGCTCGGGGCGATCAGCTCCAGCATCGACGACGTTCAGGACACGCTCGACCTCAACGAAAACCTGGTCGACGCCTGGCGCCTGCGGGCCGATCGGGCGGTGGATGAAGTGGACAAACTGGTCAATCGGCCCTCAAGTCGTTCAGGCTGGAGCGTGGCGGGTGATTTTCTGATGTTGTCCGGTGTCTGGCTCGGCGTCTTCGCCTTGCTCACCGTACTCGGTGGCATTCTCGCCAAACGCCTGAACCAGGGGCGCTGGCTGCGGACCCGCCAGCGCAGCCAGGATTTGCTCACTTATCTGCTGCCTTACACCTTGCCTGCCGTAATCTGCCTGCCCTTGACGCTCTATGTCAGCCACTTCCTGCCAGCCTCGGTGGGTCGCGCCCTGGCGTTGTGTTTCGCCTATGCCACCAGCAGCGGCATTTTCTCCACCTCGATGCTGCTTTGCGTGATTGTCATGTTCAACACCGGGCACAAGCGCACGGCGGTGCAGCTCATTCGTGATTACTGCCCCCGCCCACTGTTCCTGATCGGCTTCCTCGCCGCGCTCAGCGACGCCTTGACCAGCCCGCAAATCGCCCGGCAACTGGGCGGCAACATCACCAGCAGCATTGCGGTGTTTACCGGCCTGTTCGCCTCGATCATCTTCGGTTTGCTGGTGATCCACCTGCGACGTCCGGTGGCGCATCTGATCCGCAACCGACCGCTGGCTCAACGTATCAAACAGCCTTCGCTACAGGAATCGCTGCGTATTTTTTCCGCGCTCTGGTACTGGCCGATCCTGCTGATGGTCATGGTCTCGGCGATCAACCTGATCGGCGTCGGCGAGGACAACCAAAAGGCACTGCGCTGTGCGCTGTTCACCACCATTTTGCTGATTGCTTCGGTATTTCTCAGCACGATTTTCCAGCACATGTTCAAGTCGAGCCAGGCCGAAGCGCTCAAGCGCAGCAGCGCCTACAAGGAACGTTTTCTCAGCCTGCTGCATGCTTTGTCGCGGATCGTCATGGCCCTGGCTTTCATTGAAATCCTCGGTCGGATCTGGGGGGTGTCGCTGTTCGAATTTGCCGAACGCAATTCTGTGGGCCGGGCGATCAGCGATTCATTGAGCAGTATCGGTCTGATCTTTCTGGTCACCTGGCTGCTCTGGGTGGTGCTCGATACGGCGATCCAGGAAGCGTTGAAACCGCCGGTCAACAAACGCGCGGCGCAGCCCAGTACCCGCGTCAAAACCATCCTGCCGCTGCTGCGCAACGCGATCAAAATCATCCTGGTGGTGATCTGTGCGATCACCACCATGGCCAACCTGGGCATCAACGTCGCGCCACTGCTGGCCGGTGCCGGGGTGGTCGGCCTGGCCATCGGTTTCGGCTCGCAGCAACTGGTGCAGGATGTCATCACCGGGCTGTTCATCATCATTGAAGACACCTTGTCGATCGGCGACTGGGTGGTGCTCGATTCCGGCCACGCCGGTACGGTCGAAGGGTTGACCATCCGCACCTTGCGCCTGCGTGACGGCAAGGGGTTCGTGCATTCGGTGCCGTTCGGTCAGATCAAGGCGGTGACCAACCAATCGCGGCAATTTGCCTATGCGTTTTTCTCGGTGCAGTTCACCTACGACACTGACGTCGACAAGGCCATCGAACTGATCCGCGAGGCGGGTGATTCGATCCGTGAAGATGCGTTCCTCAAGTACAACCTGCAAGGACCGCTGGATGTGTTTGGAGTCGACAAGATGGACCTCAACGGCGTGGTGCTGACGGCGCAGTTCCGCACCGTGTCGGGTGGGCAATATGCAGTGAGCCGGGCGTTCAACCAGCGCTTGAAGAAGCTGGTGGATAACAGCCCTTGGGTGCATTTTGCGCAGACTTATCCACAGCAGGTGTTGATGCCTGGGCGGCAGGTGCATGAGCCGGAGGATGAGGGGGCGATGGTGGAGCATTCGTCGGTGTTGTTGCCGGATCAGCCGCGGACTCAATGA
- a CDS encoding MFS transporter, whose protein sequence is MPIALLALTLSAFAIGTTEFVIVGLLPTIGADLGVSLPSAGLLVSLYALGVAVGAPVLTALTGKVPRKLLLLSLMVLFTLGNLLAWQAPSYESLIIARIVTGLAHGVFFSIGSTIATSLVPKEKAASAIAIMFTGLTVALVTGVPLGTFIGQHFGWRETFLAVSALGVIAFIGSLLYVPKNITHSKPASLLEQLQVLKQPRLLLVYAMTAVGYGGSFIAFTFLAPILQDISGFSAGTVSLVLLVYGISVAVGNIWGGKLADKRGPISALKIIFALLAAVLFVLTFTATNPWLALATVLVWGAVAFGNVPGLQVYVVRQAEHHTPNAVDVASGLNIAAFNLGIAGGAWGGGLIVAHMGLIHTAWIGGLVVLVALALTAWSGRLDRLGPVHAEPAEGSARVIAGH, encoded by the coding sequence ATGCCCATTGCCTTGCTCGCGCTGACCCTCAGCGCCTTCGCCATCGGGACGACCGAGTTCGTCATCGTAGGCTTGTTACCCACTATAGGCGCCGACCTCGGTGTCAGCCTGCCCTCTGCCGGGCTGCTGGTCAGTCTTTACGCCTTGGGCGTTGCCGTGGGAGCCCCGGTATTGACCGCCCTCACCGGTAAAGTCCCGCGCAAATTGCTGTTGTTGTCGCTGATGGTGCTGTTCACCCTCGGCAACCTGCTGGCGTGGCAAGCACCCAGCTACGAATCGCTGATCATTGCACGGATCGTCACCGGCCTGGCCCATGGGGTGTTTTTCTCGATCGGTTCGACCATCGCCACCAGCCTGGTGCCGAAGGAAAAAGCTGCCAGCGCGATCGCCATCATGTTCACCGGCCTGACCGTGGCGCTGGTCACTGGCGTGCCGTTGGGAACCTTCATCGGCCAGCATTTCGGCTGGCGTGAAACCTTCCTCGCCGTGTCCGCGCTGGGTGTGATCGCCTTTATCGGCAGCCTGCTCTATGTGCCGAAGAACATCACCCACAGCAAACCGGCCTCGCTGCTGGAACAACTGCAGGTGCTCAAGCAGCCCCGCTTGCTGCTGGTGTATGCCATGACCGCGGTCGGCTACGGCGGCTCATTCATTGCGTTTACTTTCCTGGCACCGATTCTCCAGGACATTTCAGGCTTCAGCGCCGGCACGGTCAGCCTGGTGTTGCTGGTTTACGGGATCTCGGTGGCGGTCGGTAATATCTGGGGCGGCAAGCTGGCGGACAAACGTGGCCCGATCAGCGCCCTGAAAATCATTTTCGCCCTGCTCGCCGCGGTGCTGTTCGTGTTGACCTTTACCGCTACCAACCCATGGCTGGCCCTGGCGACCGTGCTGGTCTGGGGAGCAGTCGCCTTCGGCAATGTACCGGGCCTGCAGGTTTATGTGGTGCGTCAGGCCGAACATCACACCCCGAATGCGGTGGATGTGGCCTCCGGCCTGAACATCGCAGCCTTCAACCTCGGCATTGCCGGTGGCGCCTGGGGCGGTGGATTGATCGTCGCCCACATGGGGTTGATCCATACCGCGTGGATTGGCGGGCTGGTGGTGTTGGTGGCGCTGGCGCTGACTGCGTGGAGTGGTCGTCTTGATAGGTTGGGCCCGGTGCATGCCGAACCGGCTGAAGGCTCGGCCCGAGTCATCGCTGGCCACTGA
- a CDS encoding endonuclease/exonuclease/phosphatase family protein, protein MNSSEQLSVADDQAQTIEPVSRFTVLTVNTHKGFTALNRRFILPELREAVRSVSADVVFLQEVHGTHEHHPARYSNWPQMPQYEFLADTLWPQFAYGRNAVYPAGDHGNALLSKFQIIRHDNLDVSISGHENRGILHCVLRLPGDGQEVHAICVHLGLRESHRNEQLKLLASRLAELPAEAPVIVAGDFNDWRQRADALLRPCGLREVFAELHGKPARSFPARLPALRLDRIYVRNLKASRPQVLASRPWSHLSDHAPLSVEIEL, encoded by the coding sequence ATGAACAGTTCCGAGCAGCTCAGCGTAGCGGATGATCAGGCACAAACCATTGAGCCGGTCAGTCGGTTCACCGTACTGACCGTCAACACCCACAAGGGCTTCACCGCCTTGAACCGCCGCTTCATCCTGCCCGAATTGCGCGAAGCGGTGCGTAGCGTGTCGGCCGACGTCGTGTTCTTGCAGGAGGTTCACGGCACCCACGAACATCATCCGGCGCGATACAGCAACTGGCCGCAGATGCCGCAGTATGAATTCCTCGCCGACACCCTGTGGCCGCAGTTCGCCTATGGGCGCAATGCGGTCTACCCGGCGGGCGATCACGGCAATGCGCTGCTGTCGAAGTTCCAGATCATTCGCCATGACAATCTCGACGTGTCCATCAGCGGTCATGAAAACCGGGGCATCCTGCATTGCGTGCTGCGCCTGCCTGGCGACGGTCAGGAAGTGCACGCCATTTGCGTCCACCTGGGCCTGCGCGAAAGCCACCGCAATGAACAGCTCAAGCTATTGGCCAGTCGTCTTGCAGAGCTGCCGGCCGAGGCCCCGGTTATTGTCGCCGGCGACTTTAACGACTGGCGCCAGCGTGCTGATGCGCTGCTAAGACCCTGTGGTCTGCGAGAAGTGTTCGCCGAACTGCACGGCAAACCGGCGCGCAGTTTCCCCGCACGCCTGCCTGCATTGCGCCTGGACCGCATCTACGTGCGCAACCTCAAGGCCAGCCGTCCGCAAGTGTTGGCGTCGCGCCCCTGGTCCCACCTTTCCGATCACGCACCGTTGTCGGTGGAGATCGAGCTATGA
- the clsB gene encoding cardiolipin synthase ClsB: MSSPSMEKTSVDHLSTTPPVHAPGAVDVEYGWQGNNLVALLENGEAYFPRVFEVMRQAKSEILLETFIVFEDKVGNELQQVLIDAAKRGVRVTASLDGFGCGELSTAFLAALSEAGVRIQIFDPAPKHFGIRTNWFRRLHRKIVVVDGTIAFIGGINFSADHLADFGPEAKQDYSVEVQGPAVADIHHFALLQSGRPARAKYWWQRRRQRRQELAFTDHDGQVRLVYRDNGEHTTDIEEVYRQVLRSAQRRVVIANAYFFPGYRLLREIRNAARRGVDVRLILQGQPDMMVAKLAARMTYDYLLKSGVQIYEYCERPLHGKVALVDEDWSTVGSSNLDPLSLSMNLEANVLIRDRAFNRILSERLEDLSDNHCKAMSVDKSPRGRVWHMTVGFLVFHFLRHFPAWAGWLPAHKPRLKPFSHTARSDT; encoded by the coding sequence ATGAGTAGCCCGTCGATGGAAAAGACCAGTGTGGATCACTTATCCACGACCCCGCCTGTCCATGCACCCGGCGCGGTCGACGTCGAGTACGGCTGGCAGGGCAACAATCTGGTGGCGCTGCTGGAAAACGGCGAAGCGTATTTCCCTCGAGTGTTCGAGGTCATGCGCCAGGCCAAGAGTGAGATCCTGCTGGAAACCTTCATCGTGTTCGAGGACAAGGTGGGCAATGAACTGCAACAGGTGCTGATAGATGCCGCCAAACGCGGCGTGCGGGTCACCGCCAGTCTCGACGGTTTTGGCTGCGGTGAACTGAGCACCGCCTTTCTCGCGGCGCTGAGCGAGGCCGGCGTGCGTATCCAGATATTCGATCCCGCTCCCAAGCACTTCGGCATTCGCACCAACTGGTTCCGTCGCCTGCACCGCAAGATAGTGGTCGTAGATGGCACGATCGCGTTCATTGGCGGGATCAATTTTTCCGCCGACCACCTGGCCGACTTCGGTCCCGAGGCCAAACAGGATTATTCGGTGGAAGTACAAGGCCCGGCAGTGGCCGACATCCATCACTTCGCACTGCTGCAAAGCGGCCGGCCGGCCCGGGCCAAATACTGGTGGCAACGTCGGCGGCAACGGCGCCAGGAACTGGCCTTCACCGATCACGACGGCCAGGTGCGACTTGTCTATCGCGACAATGGCGAACACACGACCGATATCGAGGAGGTATACCGCCAGGTGCTGCGCAGCGCCCAACGGCGGGTGGTGATCGCCAACGCCTACTTCTTTCCGGGGTATCGCCTGCTGCGCGAAATCCGCAACGCGGCCCGGCGTGGCGTCGATGTGCGCCTGATCCTCCAAGGCCAGCCCGACATGATGGTGGCGAAACTCGCGGCGCGCATGACCTATGACTACCTGCTCAAATCCGGCGTGCAGATTTATGAATACTGCGAACGCCCGCTGCACGGCAAAGTCGCGCTGGTGGATGAGGACTGGAGCACGGTGGGTTCGAGCAACCTGGACCCGTTGAGCCTGTCCATGAACCTGGAAGCCAACGTGTTGATCCGCGATCGCGCCTTCAACCGGATACTGTCCGAACGCCTCGAGGACCTGAGTGACAATCACTGCAAGGCCATGTCCGTGGACAAATCACCCCGCGGACGGGTCTGGCACATGACCGTCGGCTTCCTGGTGTTTCACTTCCTGCGCCACTTCCCGGCCTGGGCCGGTTGGCTGCCGGCGCACAAGCCGCGCTTGAAACCTTTTTCCCACACCGCCCGGAGTGACACCTGA
- a CDS encoding lysylphosphatidylglycerol synthase domain-containing protein has product MSHSETQPATHADHPHKSRWSRWKKPLTMLFFLALIVLFTMLAQRIEWDEVFSNLADFKVRTLIIASGVTLVSFLVYACFDLIGRTYIRQDLTWKQILPVGIISYAFNLNLSAWVGGVAMRYRLYSRLGVSKGNIAKILGLSLATNWFGYMVIAGAVFTSGLVRMPPGWKLSTGALQGVGVLLLLVSAGYLVACQFSRRREWSIRGVEINLPSLRMAILQLALGALNWSLMAAVIFTLLPSKLDYPLVLGVLLISAIAGVITHIPAGLGVLEAVFVALLQHEASRGSLVAGLLAYRAIYFILPLLITVVMYLVVEAKAKSLRIAKKPK; this is encoded by the coding sequence ATGAGCCACTCTGAAACACAACCGGCCACCCACGCCGACCACCCGCACAAGTCGCGCTGGAGCCGCTGGAAAAAACCGTTGACGATGCTGTTTTTCCTGGCGCTGATCGTACTGTTCACGATGCTCGCCCAGCGCATCGAATGGGATGAAGTGTTCAGCAACCTCGCTGATTTCAAGGTTCGCACGCTGATCATCGCGTCCGGGGTGACGTTGGTCAGTTTTCTGGTCTACGCCTGCTTCGACCTGATCGGCCGTACCTACATTCGCCAGGACCTGACATGGAAGCAAATCCTGCCGGTGGGGATCATCAGCTACGCCTTCAACCTCAACCTGAGCGCCTGGGTCGGTGGCGTTGCCATGCGTTATCGCCTGTACTCGCGTCTCGGGGTGAGCAAAGGCAACATCGCGAAGATCCTCGGCCTGAGCCTGGCGACCAACTGGTTCGGCTACATGGTCATTGCCGGTGCAGTGTTCACCAGCGGGCTGGTGCGGATGCCGCCAGGCTGGAAGCTGAGCACTGGCGCGTTGCAAGGTGTGGGCGTGTTGTTGCTATTGGTGAGCGCGGGATACCTGGTGGCCTGTCAGTTTTCCCGGCGCCGGGAATGGTCGATCCGCGGGGTGGAAATCAATCTGCCGTCCCTGCGCATGGCGATCCTGCAACTGGCTCTTGGCGCGCTGAACTGGTCGCTGATGGCTGCCGTGATCTTCACTCTGTTGCCGAGCAAACTGGATTATCCGCTGGTGCTTGGGGTGCTGTTGATCAGCGCGATCGCTGGAGTGATCACGCATATTCCTGCCGGGCTCGGGGTGTTGGAAGCGGTATTCGTGGCGCTGCTGCAACATGAGGCTTCACGGGGGAGTCTGGTGGCGGGGCTGCTGGCGTATCGGGCGATCTATTTCATCTTGCCGCTGTTGATTACGGTGGTGATGTATCTGGTTGTCGAGGCCAAGGCCAAGTCGTTGCGGATTGCGAAGAAACCCAAGTGA